In Rattus norvegicus strain BN/NHsdMcwi chromosome 3, GRCr8, whole genome shotgun sequence, a genomic segment contains:
- the Cebpb gene encoding CCAAT/enhancer-binding protein beta isoform LAP1 (isoform LAP1 is encoded by transcript variant 1), whose product MHRLLAWDAACLPPPPAAFRPMEVANFYYEPDCLAYGAKAARAAPRAPAAEPAIGEHERAIDFSPYLEPLAPAAADFAAPAPAHHDFLSDLFADDYGAKPSKKPSDYGYVSLGRAGAKAAPPACFPPPPPAALKAEPGFEPADCKRADDAPAMAAGFPFALRAYLGYQATPSGSSGSLSTSSSSSPPGTPSPADAKAAPAACFAGPPAAPAKAKAKKAVDKLSDEYKMRRERNNIAVRKSRDKAKMRNLETQHKVLELTAENERLQKKVEQLSRELSTLRNLFKQLPEPLLASAGHC is encoded by the coding sequence ATGCACCGCCTGCTGGCCTGGGACGCAGCATGCCTCCCGCCGCCGCCCGCCGCCTTTAGACCCATGGAAGTGGCCAACTTCTACTACGAGCCCGACTGCCTGGCCTACGGGGCCAAGGCGGCCCGCGCCGCGCCGCGCGCCCCCGCCGCCGAGCCGGCCATCGGCGAGCACGAGCGCGCCATCGACTTCAGCCCCTACCTGGAGCCGCTCGCGCCCGCCGCCGCGGACTTCGCCGCGCCCGCGCCCGCGCACCACGACTTCCTTTCCGACCTCTTCGCCGACGACTACGGCGCCAAGCCGAGCAAGAAGCCGTCCGACTACGGTTACGTGAGCCTCGGCCGCGCGGGCGCCAAGGCCGCACCGCCCGCCTGCTTCCCGCCGCCGCCTCCCGCCGCACTCAAGGCCGAGCCGGGCTTCGAACCCGCGGACTGCAAGCGCGCGGACGACGCGCCCGCCATGGCGGCCGGCTTCCCGTTCGCCCTGCGCGCCTACCTGGGCTACCAGGCGACGCCGAGCGGCAGCAGCGGCAGCCTGTCCACGTCGTCGTCGTCCAGCCCGCCCGGGACGCCGAGCCCCGCCGACGCCAAGGCCGCGCCCGCCGCCTGCTTCGCGGGGCCGCCGGCCGCGCCCGCCAAGGCCAAGGCCAAGAAGGCGGTGGACAAGCTGAGCGACGAGTACAAGATGCGGCGCGAGCGCAACAACATCGCGGTGCGCAAGAGCCGCGACAAGGCCAAGATGCGCAACCTGGAGACGCAGCACAAGGTGCTGGAGCTGACGGCGGAGAACGAGCGGCTGCAGAAGAAGGTGGAGCAGCTGTCGCGAGAGCTCAGCACGCTGCGGAACTTGTTCAAGCAGCTGCCCGAGCCGCTGCTGGCCTCGGCGGGTCACTGCTAG
- the Cebpb gene encoding CCAAT/enhancer-binding protein beta isoform LAP2 (isoform LAP2 is encoded by transcript variant 1): MEVANFYYEPDCLAYGAKAARAAPRAPAAEPAIGEHERAIDFSPYLEPLAPAAADFAAPAPAHHDFLSDLFADDYGAKPSKKPSDYGYVSLGRAGAKAAPPACFPPPPPAALKAEPGFEPADCKRADDAPAMAAGFPFALRAYLGYQATPSGSSGSLSTSSSSSPPGTPSPADAKAAPAACFAGPPAAPAKAKAKKAVDKLSDEYKMRRERNNIAVRKSRDKAKMRNLETQHKVLELTAENERLQKKVEQLSRELSTLRNLFKQLPEPLLASAGHC, translated from the coding sequence ATGGAAGTGGCCAACTTCTACTACGAGCCCGACTGCCTGGCCTACGGGGCCAAGGCGGCCCGCGCCGCGCCGCGCGCCCCCGCCGCCGAGCCGGCCATCGGCGAGCACGAGCGCGCCATCGACTTCAGCCCCTACCTGGAGCCGCTCGCGCCCGCCGCCGCGGACTTCGCCGCGCCCGCGCCCGCGCACCACGACTTCCTTTCCGACCTCTTCGCCGACGACTACGGCGCCAAGCCGAGCAAGAAGCCGTCCGACTACGGTTACGTGAGCCTCGGCCGCGCGGGCGCCAAGGCCGCACCGCCCGCCTGCTTCCCGCCGCCGCCTCCCGCCGCACTCAAGGCCGAGCCGGGCTTCGAACCCGCGGACTGCAAGCGCGCGGACGACGCGCCCGCCATGGCGGCCGGCTTCCCGTTCGCCCTGCGCGCCTACCTGGGCTACCAGGCGACGCCGAGCGGCAGCAGCGGCAGCCTGTCCACGTCGTCGTCGTCCAGCCCGCCCGGGACGCCGAGCCCCGCCGACGCCAAGGCCGCGCCCGCCGCCTGCTTCGCGGGGCCGCCGGCCGCGCCCGCCAAGGCCAAGGCCAAGAAGGCGGTGGACAAGCTGAGCGACGAGTACAAGATGCGGCGCGAGCGCAACAACATCGCGGTGCGCAAGAGCCGCGACAAGGCCAAGATGCGCAACCTGGAGACGCAGCACAAGGTGCTGGAGCTGACGGCGGAGAACGAGCGGCTGCAGAAGAAGGTGGAGCAGCTGTCGCGAGAGCTCAGCACGCTGCGGAACTTGTTCAAGCAGCTGCCCGAGCCGCTGCTGGCCTCGGCGGGTCACTGCTAG
- the Cebpb gene encoding CCAAT/enhancer-binding protein beta isoform LIP (isoform LIP is encoded by transcript variant 1): MAAGFPFALRAYLGYQATPSGSSGSLSTSSSSSPPGTPSPADAKAAPAACFAGPPAAPAKAKAKKAVDKLSDEYKMRRERNNIAVRKSRDKAKMRNLETQHKVLELTAENERLQKKVEQLSRELSTLRNLFKQLPEPLLASAGHC; encoded by the coding sequence ATGGCGGCCGGCTTCCCGTTCGCCCTGCGCGCCTACCTGGGCTACCAGGCGACGCCGAGCGGCAGCAGCGGCAGCCTGTCCACGTCGTCGTCGTCCAGCCCGCCCGGGACGCCGAGCCCCGCCGACGCCAAGGCCGCGCCCGCCGCCTGCTTCGCGGGGCCGCCGGCCGCGCCCGCCAAGGCCAAGGCCAAGAAGGCGGTGGACAAGCTGAGCGACGAGTACAAGATGCGGCGCGAGCGCAACAACATCGCGGTGCGCAAGAGCCGCGACAAGGCCAAGATGCGCAACCTGGAGACGCAGCACAAGGTGCTGGAGCTGACGGCGGAGAACGAGCGGCTGCAGAAGAAGGTGGAGCAGCTGTCGCGAGAGCTCAGCACGCTGCGGAACTTGTTCAAGCAGCTGCCCGAGCCGCTGCTGGCCTCGGCGGGTCACTGCTAG